Part of the Pseudomonas sp. ADAK13 genome is shown below.
AGGCCCGCCGGGAAAATGGTGCGGCGGTCAGGCTTGATGCCGTCGAAGTCGATCTTCTCGGCATCCCCCAGCTTGAACAGCTTGCGCTTGAGCCAGGCCAGGCCTTCAGCGTTGACCTCACCGGCGCCGTGGCCGCCGGCCTTGAGCGCCAGGCCGATGGCGCGAATGGTGCCGGAAGAACCGATGGCCTCATCCCACGTCAGGCGGTGCAGGGCGTGCTCGATGCTCATGATCTCCAGCCGCGCCGCCGTGTACGCCTGGGCGTAACGGGCCGGGGTGATCTTGCCGTCCTTGAAATAGCGTTGGGTGTAGCTCACGCAACCCATCTGCAGGCTTTCGCGCAGCAGCGGCTCAAAACGCTGGCCAATGATGAACTCGGTACTGCCACCGCCGATGTCGGCCACCAGGCGCTTGCCCGGCGTATCGGCGAGTGTGTGGGACACGCCGAGGTAGATCAGGCGCGCTTCTTCACGGCCGGAGATGACCTCTACCGGGTGCCCGAGGATCTCCTCGGCACGGCGGATAAATTCGCCACGGTTGCGGGCTTCACGCAAGGCGTTGGTCCCGACGATCCGCACGGCACCCGGGGGCATGCCGTTGATCAGTTGGGCAAAGCGCTTGAGGCAATCGAGCCCGCGCTGCATGGATTCTTCATTGAGCTGACGCTCGTCGTCGATCCCGGCAGCCAGTTGCACTTTCTCGCCGAGCCGCTCAAGGATGCGGATTTCGCCGTTCTGGGCCTTGGCCACGACCATGTGAAAGCTGTTGGAGCCCAGGTCGATGGCGGCGATCAGGGACAGATTCTTGGCTTGGGATTGCGGCATGGGTAAGGGGTCTCGGTCGATAACCTCGCCATCGTGCCACGATCAACCGCTGACGCCAACGCGTAGTGCTATGGGAATTCTCCT
Proteins encoded:
- the ppx gene encoding exopolyphosphatase translates to MPQSQAKNLSLIAAIDLGSNSFHMVVAKAQNGEIRILERLGEKVQLAAGIDDERQLNEESMQRGLDCLKRFAQLINGMPPGAVRIVGTNALREARNRGEFIRRAEEILGHPVEVISGREEARLIYLGVSHTLADTPGKRLVADIGGGSTEFIIGQRFEPLLRESLQMGCVSYTQRYFKDGKITPARYAQAYTAARLEIMSIEHALHRLTWDEAIGSSGTIRAIGLALKAGGHGAGEVNAEGLAWLKRKLFKLGDAEKIDFDGIKPDRRTIFPAGLAILEAIFDALELQRMDHCDGALREGVLYDLLGRHHHEDVRERTLSSLMERYHVDLEQAARVERKALHAFDQVAADWDLEDGVWRELLGWAAKVHEVGLDIAHYHYHKHGAYLIEHSDLAGFSREDQQMLALLVRGHRRNIPKDKFAEFGDEGIKLIRLCALLRFAILFHHIRGTQEMPQVVLRANADSLDVVFPKNWLDENQLTQADFAQEAEWLTRVGFTLNVR